The genome window CCGGAAGAAAAAGCCGGGCGAAAAAACCCGAGTCGTCGTCGATGTCTATGGGAACGGATATGAGTAACGCATTTTCGGAGATAAACAAGCGACTTCAAGACATACACGAACTCGGTAACAAACGTTTGGAGGAGAACCGCGAAGTTACGGAGATTATGCGGGATCGTCAATGGGCTCACGACTTTGAGTTCTACTCCAAACCGCATGACCACTTAACGGGAAAAGCTTTGAAAATGGCGTTGGCACAAAAGGAGcggattgaaaaaaaatataatctttgattgtgtaatttttttttatgctagtttaatgttttttttttttctagtttaatgtttttttaattttattgtacttttttttatttaatgaaatgaattttatttttaaaaaagttacaaatgaattaaaaaaataaaaattaaaaaatgagtaatgattacacaggggctttatgactacggcctcaaattgtataacgccccataaagccccggggtgacgtggcatgccacatgtcgcataacgcccctaaaagggctttatgactacacatgccctAAACAAAAAAGTTAAAAGTTTGAATCCAACATGGTGTAAGTTATGGTGTATTTATTCTACAAAAATCTAGTAATTGttgttaaaaaataataataaatagacAAAACATAGTTAAGCTAAAGAGTGTGAACCATGATCCATGATGTTCCCATGTAACAAACACACAAATGGTACattttatcaaaagaaatattaagGATATCTTCATGTCACACCATATTAAATGTTAATGGTAgtaattggttttgtttgttgttAATCAAACAAGTCTTGTTTTAGAAACATAAGAGTGCCACTAGAATTTGTAATACAaagaattgttttttttttttagtttttaggtGGTAGACATGTAATTATTGTTTCCCATATGATCAAATTTGAATAAGTGAGTGCAAAATTGATGTTTTTCATTTTGAGAGAAAACTACAAGCCAATCCATCATCATTTTTCCAAGCTTCTTCTCTagtcttattttttttatttattttttaatcttCTATATAAATCAACATAGAATAGAAATGATGCTTGTTTCCCCTTATGATTAAAGTTGATTATGCTGAACACATTTGCTAAATTTATATTTATCAAAGAGAATCAGGTAATCTGATTAATATTTGTTGACTTTTAAGTTGGTCAGATGGTTGAGGTTgaatcttttttaattttttttttacaagtataAGGTTAAAATGATAAGCAAACATTAATTTAGTATGTTATTTACGTTTTTTTATGATAAGAATCAGATGTGTTACATTTCCACCACCATAAAGATTAGATTAATAATATCATGTCCATGTTTGTTCATCAAACTTTAATTGAACACGAACACAGACATTCAATTAAGCATTTTTTTGTGCTTGtgctcgttttttttttttttttttttttgaaaaggaATATCTTCGTCTTCGTTCATGTCTGTTCGTTAAATATCAAAGCAAAACTGACATAAACAAACATGTACGTTCGCTAAATATATAaacaaacaataacaaaaaacggacacaaaaaaacataaatgaacacaaacgaataAGTAAAATACACACACACTATATTATAATGCAGTTTTACATAATTTTAAGAGTTTAAATAATTGAAACTTTTAAAACATACCGTTAACTTTTAAACCAATTTCCGTCTACAATTTTTAAACAACCATGTCTTTTCATAcactaatatttaaaaaaaattacatcataAAAACGAGGATTTAATTATATTGGTACGTGATTACTAGTGTCTGTGTTCTCCTCTATCGCAAGTGCACCCTTTtaatatacacacacaaacatgTATTTGAAATTTGTATTAAATTTTAAGCGAGCATAAACAAACGGACATATACaaatgtaaataaatgaatacAAATGAACGGATATAAACAAACATTCACGAATGTAAATGAACAAACAAAACATGTGTCATGCTTGTTTAGTTACGCTTTATTCCTGAGTTTACCAAGGGAAAGAAAAGAAGATAAAGGAAGAGAAAGATATAGTTACATTTCTTGTTACCgagttcaaaagaaaaaaaaaataaagtaaaagtTTTGTGTTCTCAAGTTGAAAGAAAGAGAACATAAATGTATAATTTTACAATTACACCGTCAATGAGTTTTATAATAGATTAAGTATGAGTGTAAAATGGTAAACATTAAGAAGTTATATTCATctttgttttattaaaaaaactaaaaaacacaAATATCTTCCACTTTCTTCCATTGCTAAACTCGAAAACACATCGTTAAATGAATAATAAGATTTGTTTACGaacgttcgtttattaaataaatgaaCTTTCCGCCAACTAAACATTTGATCCGTTTAGAGACAAACTTCTTTTTGAATGGTCAACATCAGTGTTGTAAATTTCATgactagtcggcgattaatcgctagtcagaCAGCAAGTGATTAATTTCTCGTTAATCAGTCCATTAATCGCTCGTGTTGGCCGGCCAAAAATCGGCAATTCCGAccaaaacctctaaattccggCCAATTTCCAACCAAACAATGTGAATTCCAACAACTAATCTTGTATACCTAATAAAATGAATTAAGTAAGAGTTAAAACATAGCTatttaaaatatttacctataaaaatgtgtatatgtaaatataaaactgaaaattacatataaaaaaaacccgatccgattaatcccaaGTAGTTGCTAATCTCCACCTCACCGGCCGACTAGTGACTAGTGAGTTCTCCAACCTTGGCCAACataatcaatcccgagcactctcagAACACCCATTGGACCAAACGAAGTACTCCTAGAGGAACCCGAGTCAACCACCAATTCAGGGGAAAACCCGCAACCCACCCGCTCATAGACATGACAGTAAAATTACCAGTAAAACCCATTTGGCTCAAGAATGAAACCCAAATTTCTCTAAGTCTCCTATCATCAAACGAGAGTTAAAcctgcatcttccaaaatgcagACCGTATTCACAATCGAACCATTTACATACCTCACACTCACAAACCAACCTATGATCCAAATTAATCAAACTTAGCGTTACAACATTTCCTAAACAAGTGTCTTAATCACAAACAACTACCATTAATTAGGTCTGCCAGAATTAGGGGATAATACACCACCATAACTCCACTCAAGCACACAATCACCACAAATCCTTTCAAATCCACACGATTCATTCACAAATCAAACCGTTAAATCTCAAATTTACACCTCACAAAACCTAGATCTACAACCAAATCACTGTAATTTCACTATTTCATGAACCGATGACATCATCAGGTAGATAATACGACGTCGTTACAGGCGGTGGTGTAAAATGAACGTCAGTCATCCGTCGGTGCATCCGGTTGAAGCGGCGCCGTTGCCTCCGGCCGACGGACGCGCCGTTGTGCCGCCGCGAGTGAGGATGAAGGTTATTCAAGGTATGCCGGGGACGATCGGCGGTTTAAGCTTGCGGTTTTGTCAGTTTGCGTACGCCGTCGTTTCGCTTGCGGTTATGGCGTCAACTAGTGATTTTCCGTCGGTTACTGCCTTCTGGTAATTTTGTTCATCAGGTTTTGAAGATCTTattgttttaatttgtttttttttatatatttatttataagtTTGTTAGTTGATGATGTAAATATGTAATAGGTGTTGAAGTAGAATTATGTTGCCGATTGTTTAAGTTAGTGAGTTTTGGTAATTTTATTGATCTGCTTCGAGATTTGTTAGTTTCAGATGTGATTGATGTTGAAGTAGGATTGTGTTGTTAATTGTTTTAGGTAGCGAGTTTTGGAATTAAGTTGGAGATGAAATCCGTTTAAGGAGATTTGGAAATTGTGATGTGTTCTGTTTGGTTGAATGAGAGAGAAGGATCTAGAATGGATACTATGAACTGCTTACGGCTGTGTTGATCTTGAAATTTAGTATAATGAAATATAGTTGATCTTGTAAAAGTTTATGTAACGAGTAAAAATTGGAAGTTATAGCATATTCTGTTTGATTGAATGAGAGAGAAGTAGCTAGAATGGACGAAATGAACTGCTAACAGCTGTGTTATCAGTAGAACAAAGCATTTAACTCACCAGTGTGATTTCGATGATTTTAAATTCGTATAAGGATATTTAGTTGATCTTGTAATAATTACTGTTACAAGAGTAAGTTTTGGAAATTATGATATATTCTGTTTGATTGAATGAGAGAGAAGTATttagaatggagaaactgaactACTAACAGCTGGGAAATCAGTAGAACAAAACAGTAAAATCTGCAGTGTATATTTCATTATGAAAATTTTAATCATGAGGCTGCTTTAAGTGTAGGCAGGATGCTACTAGTGCAATAATCAGATCAAGAACCAATTAATTAAGATTATGGTGATTAGTCATAATTCCGGTAGGGGAAGGCATAGCCTTTTGAAAACCATTAGTTATCATTGTGATTAAGATGGATAAAAGTGACACTTATACTCTTATGAAAGTATGAATCCCTAAACTTGATGCTAGAAGTAGGGGAAGACTGATTATATGGACTAATGATTGCTTTAGATGTACAACTATATGTACATGCTGAACATTACTTTCTATAACTATGTATGCTTGGATTATTGTTAAATTAAAACTATTTAATGAAACCTTTTACATATATGTTACTTATCCAtcacttcttttgttatttagtgtTGCTCTTTTTAAAGATATGCGTAGTTTCTCGCTTGTCTACTATATGTCTTTGGTGTCGAGGGTCTCTCTGAAAGCaacctctctatccctagggatagaggtaaggtttgcctacgtctcaccctccccagaccctagtctaccaatagctttgctatttgtgggatttactgggtacgATTGATTGATAATGAAACCTTTTACATGTTTGCCATCTCAGCTACCTTGTTGCTGCTGTTGCCCTTCAGAGTATGTGGAGCCTATCACTTGCTATTCTTGACATTCATGCTCTTTTGGTTGGCCGGACCTTGCAGAACTATAGAGTTGTTAGTCTCTTTTCTATTGGTGACGGGGTAAGATTAATTACTGCTAATAATTCTACTATTAAGTGAGATTGATCATTATACACCGTTCACCACTAATCTATATACATATCAAATAGGCCCTGTGATATGAACtcttaaaattaataataaaggaATAAACAGTATATTTTCAGATTGTATCATGTCTAGCTCATGATTTAGCCATAGGAGAATTCAGAATGTCAGATTAAGTGTTCTTGCTTTATGACATTATTTCGTCAAATTAGTTACATCTTTTAACTTTAAAGTTTATTTGCAGGTGACATCAACTCTAACATTTGCAGCAGCATGTGCATCTGCTGGTATTACAGTTCTTATTGGTAATGATCTCGGTCTGTGTTCTCAAAATCACTGCAAGCAGTTTGAGACTGCTACTGCTATGGCTTTCCTTAGCTGGTTTGCTGCATTACCCTcgtttcttctcaacttttggtcACTGTCATCCCGCTAATCACGAAATAAAATCGTCATTTTGAAACTCTGCTTTTTGTTATGATCACGCCATTCGTGTTTCCCTGTGTAGTTTGTGTGGCTTttattgttttgatttaaagaaaGAATCACGTGGATGCCGTGGGCCCATTGATGTATATATGCGTGTTTAGTTCGTGGATTTGAATGCAACAGAGGAAGTTAAGTTCGTGTTGCAATTCATGTTTTTTGGTCTGTCACGGAATGAGATTTCGTGGATCGAATCTCCAGACAATTGTTGCCTATACATCTAATTCCTATATATTGTTTACTGAGCAATTTTTTATGAGGAAAAAGGACTACCTTTATGATTATGATAACATTTTTATACATATAACCATGTAACTCAGCGCAATTTTTCTAGTCTGATAATTTGCACGAGTATAAAGGTAGACACTCGAATCTGTTTCAGATCTATTTTTTATGAGATGACGAAAACATATTTTTAAAAGTACGCAAGTAGGCTAAAATGTATTTTAGGAACACGTTTATTTAATGTGAAAGTATGATTAAACGTTCCGAAAGGCACACGTGTGAGATGAGTTTTGCAAGGTATGAGTAAAATTCATTAATGTGGTTTTTGATGTTCTCTTGATACAAGCGATGCTTTAATGAAAACGATGGTTGATGTTCACTGTCCATCGCCGCTCCATAAAAAAGTAGGTAAACTTTAGGGGGGAACCCAAAAGTGTCCCAGGTTGCGATCAACGTCCTTATCGCCTAGCTGCCCCTCGGGCACCTCTGAAGAGGGTGCCGCCCCTCCAAGCTGCCCACGTTGAACTTTTCACCATCGACTTCCACCTCCATTGATCTTTGTCTTCAGAAAGTTTCAAATTGCCAAGGATCTTCATAATATTTGCCAAGTTGGTCTTCGTCACTGTTAGGATCTCTCTTCCCTTTCCAAGACCATTGTATCACATCTCCCGTTTTAACATAACAGTCCCGAACTATTTGTTAGCCGCTGGCTGGCTCATACAAAGTAGGAAACTTCCTATTAATCCATACAAAGAACGAGTAAAAAGCCATTAATGTCGCTGCTAACGTTCACTCTTGATCCAAACTATACATAAATAAAGTCATTATTGTGGTTGTGTTGACATTACATCTTGATCCAAACAATACATGAGTAAATATCAGACTGGAAAACACGAATGTGTACATACGTATAAGGTACAAGCCTAATGTATCTTACTAAAGCTACACTGGAACTTTTTAGCTGTTTATTTCCGTCGGTTTTGTACCAAATAACCACTACACTAAACAACAACGAAACCAAAAACAGAGGGACAACACATGTTATGAGGGAGATTATCACCATGAAAAAGGGCTTGCTCCCAACAAAAATATTTCATTTTCCACATCTTTCACCCACTGACACACGCGGTTGCATATCCGTATCGCCGCACCCTACAAAATTTAAGTTACCAACCTTCAGTCTTAAGTtgcaaataaaaataaataaatataccggtgtagtgtgaggttcattggggaacactaaaaaagtggggaacattggggaaccgactcaaacgaactccgagtGGACTCAATCCAGCGgtgttggaaccggctcgtcgaaccctaactaggatctcttaaccctaaatcataacccctaaatcctaaatatattagggtttggcttttagggtttagcttagggtttagttttagggtttagggtttagctttaggatttagctttaggttttaaggtttagcttttagggtttatagtttagattttacggtttagcttacgttttagccttattttttagctttagggtttagagtttaggagttaggatttagggtttagggttaagagatcttagttaggggtCGACGAGCAGGTTCCaatgccgctggaatgagtccaatcagagttcgtttgagtcggttccccgctgttccccacatttttagtgttccccaatgaaccttcccctaccGGTGTAAACTTGCATAATATCACATTTACTGAATCGAAAAGGTTAAAATATTATATACCTAATACACCCATCTCACTAAATATTACTTATAATATGACTAATTATACTATTCTATCTCCTTGCTTTGGAAACTCTCATATCCTAACGAGAGTTAAAGGGAAGGGTATAAATGTCATAAATTCAAAACGAGTACATCTGATATTATCATTTTTTGTTAggtaaatatgacattatgctaAGTTTTGAGAAGATGTATGAAAATATCATATAAGAAAAGGTTAAGTTAACCTTATCTGCAAGAGGGTCAAAAGCTGCATAAAGTTCAAAATCCTGTGTAACCCAGCACAGTAAAACTGCAAAAGGAATATAAAAACTATAAATTTAGTTACACAAACATTAATCAAGAAATACCTTCTGTAAAATTAGAAAAAAGATGAtgcatatatattaaaaaaaaaaaagaaagattgTTTTACCATAGTTTTCATCCCTTCTGAACTGAGTTTTATGGGGGCCTATCCCTTTATCATGCATGGAAGCATAAAGTCTCTGGTACGCTCTATACAATCTTCAAAAAGAAATAAAATCAATGGATACTCAAATACTGAAAAATAGAGTAAAATACCATTTTCGTCCCTATGAGGTTtagccagttttgcgactttcgtccaaaggtttgtttttccgcatctggatccaaaaggtttgaaatcttgtcattttcatccggctcgttaactccatccatttttctccgttaagtcaggggtattttcgctctttttgttaacttaaagggcaattaggtctttttcactttatgtacaagcatttagcataatgtacaagacCGAACTGCCCTTTAAGTCAACAAAAAAGTCGAAGATACCCCTGACTTAaaggagaaaaatggatggagttaacgagcaggatgaaaatggcaagatttcaaaccttttggatccagatgcggaaaaacaaaacttttggacgaaagtcgcaaaactgaccaagCATTAGGGACGAAAATGGTATTTTATTCCTAAAAAATATAATCAGGGTATTGCGGAATTTAGCTAAAAAAAGAATAACCTTTTCTGTTGTGAGGGTGAGCTGATTGGAGATGCAAACTCAGAAGATACATATTGATCAAGGTAAATACTGCGATAAATGAAGTGCAAGAGTCCAGCTGGACCACCTATTATACCTACAACGGATTCAGGTTGTCTTCTTTGATTTTGATGGAATAAAGATCCGGATCGAGCAGACAAGTCAACGGGCAAACGGTCAATATGCAAGCCACCTTCGGACATGGATCTTTGAACTTCGTTTAGAACGTTTGACTTTGAAAGGACTGTTTCAACTCGTATCCTATACATAATAGTTCAAATGACTAAAAAAATAATACAGAGTCTGATTAATGTACACTAAAAAAAGGGTAAAGTACACAAACGGTCCTTGTGGTTGATTataattttggatttggtccgtAGCTTTCTagaagtacatggatggtccctgtggtttgcactttgtaatgcacttagtccccaacttttgccaatAGTACATGGATGATCCCTATGGATTGCACTTTGTAGCGCATTTAGCCCCTAACTTGGATATgttaaaacctttagatttgttagcTGGGGATTAAATAcgttacaaaatgcaaaccacagggaccatccgtgtacttttgaaaagctagggaccaaaaccaaaattttggttaaccacaaAGACCATTCATGTACTTTACTCTAAAGAAACTACACATTATGACCCATTACTCAAATCAGCCATTTTGCCACATTTTTTGGacattaaaaaagaaaaataacactTGCCTGCATGGGaggctttgatggtgtgcggggaggacctccgcacaaggcccGCGATTTTAAGGGGcatgcgatttaaaaaaaaatccgatacGTATATGTTATCTTTTTAAAATAGTAAACAAATACCACTTTCAATACATGCCATTTACAAATCATTTCTTATAgtttagaatttagcccacttgGAATTAGATTTATTGAAcccaatactaatttgatttattttaaataataacaaaacataatGGAAGGGCCCTTTTTTCAAACTCGAACAGGGTAtatgaattctcagagacgcctctGCTTGCCTGCATTCTTTAAGATGGAAAAAGGCTTGTGAACTTGCTGTGAGTAATATCAAGTACGTATCAGCCTGCAACGTATATAATGTTGAAGTCACTTCATCTCCCATATAATTTGTAGATAAATCCAATGTGATAACACAAAACGTTCTAAACATATAGTGTATATTTTCGTCTTATAATGAACAACACAAATTAACAAGATTCTGTTATGTAAGCACTTAAGATGTGGAAGGATAATTCTTCAAAAGTTGTGATTCACTCACATCAAGATAGTGAACGTAAGCATATAGAAATGCCATAGGATTGTATCTTGGCAAACATATTGGTGAAAAAGATTCAGATGTCCTGCGTCGAGTTAAATATTTTGCAATGTCAGTACCCTATATATCTCACATAAATGGGTCATATTAATCTATAGATCGAAAGTCACTTAAGAGTTTTACTATTTTTGATGCATAAAGACCTCTTTAATAAGTAGATGCGAAAAAAGCATATTGAACtgaaataaagttttttttaaatgtatattTAAGTATTTAACACACTATTTACATTAAAAATATCTAAAACTTTCACTAACTAGATTAAAAATATCTAAAACTTTTGGACAAAAGGAATTTTGTGTCAACCTGACCCAGCCTGTTTTGACCGGTACAAAATTTAACGGTTTTGACATAATCCACAATGAGCCGGACCCGCCCAATTTGCCACCTCTGAGTTTATtctagagtaaaatgtcattttcgtccctgaggtttggccagttttgcgactatcatccaaaggtttgtttctAAGCATCCGGGTCCAacaggtttgaaatcttgccattttcatccggctcgttaactccatccatttttctccgttaagtaaGGGGTATTTCCGTCCTTTTTGAGTTTTTGtcaacttaaagggcaattcggtctttttcaggggtTTTCGACttttcggtctttttacataaagtgaaaaggaccaaattgccctttaagttaccaaaaaagacggaaatgccCGACTTAACGGAGAAAGATGGATGGATTAACAAgcctgatgaaaatggcaagatttcaaaccctTTGGATCCaaatgtggaaaaacaaacctttggacgaaagtcacaagactggccaaacctcaggctcagggatgaaaatggcattttactctttattcCATAATATAAAGTAGATAGAAAGAAACAAACTTACCTAAAAGATTCAGATGACATGACGAAGTTAGCCAGCAGCAACATATCATCAGGATGAAGTGATGATTTCTGCAAGCCTACCAGACTAACAACCTGCATTTTAGTTATGTAAGGATGACATCCAGTATTCCACAAActacaaaaatataaatttatttatttgtagAAGGCATTGACATAAGAGTTATGGCTGTAAAAACCTTGTCTTTGCACATCAATATCGCAAAAACGACACCCGTATCAGCAACATCTTGCAAAATAGCACCAGCAGCTTGCCTTGTAGCGTAAGCAAGGGGAAGACAAGTGTATGCATGAAGAAAAGTAGCAGGGTTCCTGATACAAATAGTTATTCACTTTAAGTCATCTAGATGATTTAAAACTAAAATTCATGATGACATATTTAATAAAAAGTGGACCAGAGTAGATAAAGAAAACAAACTGGCTGAACAAGTGAATGAGAGAAGAAAAAACGGCATCTGTTCCTCCGAGCAAAGGAGTCATGTCAAATTTAGGATTTTTCTCAAAACATCTATCGACAGATCTTGTAAGAATAAGTATCATCTGCAGTAATGTCAATGATATAATGTACaattatattaatattatatGTGATAAACATTTCATACAAACCAGAGGGTAGTAAAGGAATTTTACCTGACCATAAAGAAGCTCAAGTTGCCCTCGTAGTGATTCATAAGGTTCTTCTGTACAGCTTATGCAAACTAAATAAATTGGTCCTTTAACTAGAAAAACAACCTGGTGTTTTCCCGCCCTTACCAATTTGACACAATCGCCCCTGAGAAATTGAAAAAGCAAACTATTAATAACTCCTTcatcaaaataataatattaataactaTGTAATGATAAGGTGAAAGAATCATACACCATTTGTGCGCTTAACATACATCATTATGCATCGTAGGTGTATTTAGTTGAATCCATGACTTCTTTATTATTGTTTCTTTGATTTAATTCTGGTTTGTATGCCATTGGATATTGATTTGTGTTTAATGCGTATTATATTAATGAACCCGACTGTGACTgattaaattatttaaaaaaaattcaaaagtcTATATAAAAATCAGTTACTTTTCTTGTAACTATCTTTTTCTAATTATGTTCATGGTCTTGTCATTTGGGTCTATTTTTGTTGGGAGTCTTCAACTTCGCTTGTGTAACGAAAACAAAATAATAATGTTGCATAGCTATTGGATGCtaacatatttacccattttccACAAAGGAAATGATAGCTTGCAAAGTTGCTGAAAATCCTGCTAATTTGTGCTCATCTCCGTATCTGGAAACCAATTTAAAAGAGAAATAACATATGTCAAGTGCAATAAAACTAAAAGTTAAATGATTTACATGCAAATTAATTTGAAGCAAATCTTACTAAGCCATAAACAAAATCGACTCATGTAATTGCTTTCATGTAATGGTGTAAATGAATCCTTTGTTTTCGAAATGCAATACATACGTATTTTTACACAAGACTTTAACCAAATTTCAAGTGGTTTGGTGTGTGTATCATACAAATTTTAATAACAGATTCACTAATTCAAAATGAGACTAAAATGGTAACCTAATATAGGATCACAATCTAACAACAATATTCTTTACAGAATATTTATTTATCTCAAAAGTGTAAAATAAAGAAGAT of Helianthus annuus cultivar XRQ/B chromosome 1, HanXRQr2.0-SUNRISE, whole genome shotgun sequence contains these proteins:
- the LOC110875481 gene encoding CASP-like protein 5A2, whose product is MNVSHPSVHPVEAAPLPPADGRAVVPPRVRMKVIQGMPGTIGGLSLRFCQFAYAVVSLAVMASTSDFPSVTAFCYLVAAVALQSMWSLSLAILDIHALLVGRTLQNYRVVSLFSIGDGVTSTLTFAAACASAGITVLIGNDLGLCSQNHCKQFETATAMAFLSWFAALPSFLLNFWSLSSR
- the LOC110875485 gene encoding vacuolar fusion protein MON1 homolog; the protein is MASNSTSQPPSSDEEEEQEANSTVQKPNSNSIDNSLDAIENQLSSISFTSPIDETIAVVSAEYYHESVSEINDSSLNESYETVGEIRIDNNNSVGESSHASGSRVWMNNNVEVEVEAEVDGGLSSPSSSGYAGERGSSGGSVSSGSGTDVIREVRDNGESVGDDGVNTVDSVQAEWISGKRHADEDDASISWRKRKKHFFILSHSGKPIYSRYGDEHKLAGFSATLQAIISFVENGGDCVKLVRAGKHQVVFLVKGPIYLVCISCTEEPYESLRGQLELLYGQMILILTRSVDRCFEKNPKFDMTPLLGGTDAVFSSLIHLFSQNPATFLHAYTCLPLAYATRQAAGAILQDVADTGVVFAILMCKDKVVSLVGLQKSSLHPDDMLLLANFVMSSESFRTSESFSPICLPRYNPMAFLYAYVHYLDADTYLILLTASSQAFFHLKECRIRVETVLSKSNVLNEVQRSMSEGGLHIDRLPVDLSARSGSLFHQNQRRQPESVVGIIGGPAGLLHFIYRSIYLDQYVSSEFASPISSPSQQKRLYRAYQRLYASMHDKGIGPHKTQFRRDENYVLLCWVTQDFELYAAFDPLADKGAAIRICNRVCQWVKDVENEIFLLGASPFSW